The Candidatus Methylomirabilota bacterium genomic sequence AATGGAGCTTACCGGTCGCGCCCCGCGCGGGCGCGTGGATTGAAACCCCCCACATTCAGGACACTCACCGGCCAGCACCCGTCGCGCCCCGCGCGGGCGCGTGGATTGAAACCGGTCCCGTCTGCTGTGGCGTCGTGGGCGTGGCCGTCGCGCCCCGCGCGGGCGCGTGGATTGAAACAGCAGGCTAGCCAGAACATGAGCGACATGCGGGAGTCGCGCCCCGCGCGGGCGCGTGGATTGAAACGACCCTAGCCTACCTGTCTTGTCTCCGTCCGGTAGTCGCGCCCCGCGCGGGCGCGTGGATTGAAACTTCGTCGGGATGCAGCAACGGCGCAAAGGCAGCCGTCGCGCCCCGCGCGGGCGCGTGGATTGAAACTTGTGCGGTGGCTGTACGTGGATGTATGATGACTTCAATGCTGATCTCATCATCATTAGGTGGAGGTGTGGTTATGGAATGGAAAGATCGAATCGTTACGGACCCTGGAGTCTGCGGCGGGCGCCCGCGGCTCAAGGGTACCCGTCTGACCGTCGAGTTTCTTTTAGGCTTGAAGGCGGCGGGGTGGAGCGAGAAACAGATCCTCGACAACTACCCTCACATCACTCTGGAGGACCTACAGGCCGTGTTCGCGTACGCGCAGACGATCATCCAGGACGAGATATTCTTATCGGCTCCGGCGGCCTGACGTGCTACTGGCAGATGAGAATGTTCCTGCTGCCACCATCGCCTGGCTCAGAGCCCAAGGCTATGATGTGCTGTCAATCCAGGAAGTCGCACCGGGGATCGCTGACGAGGCGGTACTCGGTATGGGTGCTGCGGACTCCCGGATTTTACTCACCTTCGATCGGGATTACGGCGAACTGATCTTCCGGCACCGAAAGCCGCCACCGCGCTCAGTGATTTATATCCGCATCTACCCGTCCACGGTGGACGAACTTAATGCTTTGCTCCTTCGACTGATTCGCGGTGATGCTGGAGTCGTGGATGGTCACATGATCGTTGTGAGCCAAGCGGGGATCAGGAAGCGTATGTTCCCGCACCCCATTGATTGACATCTCCATGATCGTGCTTCTACCATTCAAACCTATCCGATAAAGTACTTCCCGCGCGCGGGGGCGTGGATTGAAACATCGACGCGGCCGCCACGCACCCACATGACTACCACGTGGGATCGCTGCCATGGACGGTGCATGGTCCTGTATGATAACGAACGAGGCAAAGGGGATCATCGCCATTTCTGTGGGAAGGAAGCCCGCTATCACTTCCGGGATGTGGAGACGCTGGTTGCCCATTTTCAACGGGATATCAACCGCGTCAGGAGGAGTTCATGAGTCGTGGACAAATCAGGATTGGGGTCAAGGGTGAAGCCGCTATCAACCGGGAGTTTGTTGAGGCGTGGAAGCAGGCAGAACGAGGAGCGCTGAAAGAGCCGGAGGTCCACCTTTATTTCTTGAACGTGGCCACGTTACAGAGGGTCTTGTCGGACCGCCGCGTGGCGCTCTTGAAGGTCCTCCGCCAGATCGGGCCGTCCAGTATCCGCAATCTAGCCATGCAGGTCCAGCGCGACTACCGTAATGTGTACGACGACCTCCAATTGTTGCTCAAGGCCGGCCTGGTCGAGAAAGATGCCCGCAACCGCGTGATGGTGCCTTGGGACAAGATTCAGACCGAGATCGACCTGGCCGCATAGCGGCGACCTGTCGGCGTGGACCACACAGGCAGGCCCTCAGGTCTGGCGAAGGCGTGTGCCCCGCGCGCGGGGGCGTGGATTGAAACCGGTGAGGAACGTTAGGAGCTTGAGGATATCTGCGTCGATAGCGGGTCCTTCACGCGTTTGGTATACCCCCCCACCCGCACCCTCCCCCTCGATGGGGGGAGGGGAGCCAGCTCAGATGATCACAGTGGGCCACATCAAGTTGCAAACACCCGTTATTCCGCCTGCCTGTGCGTCTCCGCACGCAGACAGGTGCGTGACGCGCCTGCCTCGCACGTGATACGGGGGAATCCAGTCAGGCTCGCTGGATACCGGCTTTCGCCGGTATGACGAACTCGCGGCCAGCAGCGGGGAATGAACCCCCTGTAGATTGAAACTGGCTCTGGGTCTGGATCGGGATCGCCGGTCGCCCCCCGCGCGGGCGCGTGGATTGAAATGGGCCGGGCATTGGATTCTCTCCGATTGCTATGATACGATCTCGTATGCGCATAGTTAGTGGATCGAGAAAAGGCATTGAAACTCACCGACCTGCGCGTGCTGGTAAGATTGGCGTGAAAAACCCGACTTCTAAGCGTCCACAGTGCATCGTGATTGCCGGGCCGAATGGTGCGGGGAAGACCACGTTTGCTAGAGAGTTTCTGCCTCGCGAGGTGGACGTGATTCACTTTGTGAATGCCGACCTCATTGCCGGTGGACTGTCACCCCTTCGCCCGGAATTAGCGGCACGACAAGCGGGAAGACTGGTACTGTCTGAACTGGAGAGGCTGGCCAAGTCCCGTGAAGATTTCGCTTTTGAAGCACCTTAAGCGGACGGACCTATCTCAGGCTACTGAACCGATGGAGGGCCGTCGGGTATCGGATTGACATGGTGTTCCTCTGGCTCCCTTCGGTCCAGCTTGCGCTCCAGCGTATTGCTGCCCGTGTGCGGCAGGGAGGACACACCGTCCCACGCGCCGATGTAGTCCGGCGCTTTGATCGAAGTTGGACGAATTTTCGCGGCGCTTATCGACCGCTGGCAGATACTTGGGCTGTATATGACAATTCAGGGGAGGCTCCACGATTATTGGAGGAAGGTCCATGAAGCCTGCGAATGGCACGGCGGAGACTGAGGCATTTGTGCGGGCGGTTGGACGCGCGCTGCGGCGGGCCGCCAAAGTGGCGCGGAAAACGGCACAGGTCCACCATACACCTATCTATATTTGGCAAGACGGCAAAGTCGTAGCAAGGAAACCTTAAGGTGAGAAAATAACCTGGGCCTGGCGCAGGTGAAGCCACCGCCGGCACAGAGGCTTGGCCCCCACCGCTGTTTCCGCGGCATTCGTACCGTGGCCTCATTGAAGCTCAAGATTCTATCGTTGACCCTCCCTTAGCCCTCCCCTGGATCGCGCCCCGCGGGCGCGTGGATTGAAACTGCTGGAGGGGCACGTTGCAACGTGCCCCTACTGACCGGCTACGTCCGCCCTGGAGTCGCGCCGGTGCGACGCTAACGGTGGGAGTGTGTTTTGAGAAACGCGGCGATCGCGGCTTTGTTGAGTCGTCCCCGCGCAACCTCCAGAACGACCAGTTCGAAATCGGTTTCGGGGGCGGCAAGCGTCAGCCCGTTGAGCTTGAGGAATGTGAAAGCACCCATCGATCCGACGCGCTTGTTGCCATCGATAAATGGGTGGTTTTGTACGATATGGAATAGGTAGGCAGCGGCCATCTCGAAGAGATCAGCGTGCAGAAACTCGTTCCCAAAGCCGGCCTGAGGCATGGCAACAGCCGACTGCAACAGGCCCATATCGCGGATGCCGGCGCTTCCGCCATACCGTTCGATCATGTCCCAATGGATCTCGATGACCTCATCAAGACTGAGGAAGACGGGCGCCATTCGCTAATCTGCCAAACGTTTGAGCATCTTTCCGTATTTCCGGTGTCCTTCCGCAAGTGCAGCGCGAAACCGTTTCTGTCTCTCCGGGTCCATTACCGGGGTGACGATCAGGCATTTCCCGTCGGTTGTTATCGATAGGGGAGTGTCGGCATTGATCTCAAGAAGGTCTAATACCCCACGATCGATCACAAGAGCCAAGCTATTGCCATGCTTGGTCAGGTGCTTCACCATGACGATCCCTCCTCTCATGATATCTTAACGTACTAACAGTGTAGTACCATCCCTGTCCAGTGTCAAATCGCTTGGTCAACTTGATTTGGCGACACGGTACAATAACCAGACTTCTACGTAGCCTTGTTATCAAGAGTCGCCCCCGCGGGGGGCGTGGATTAAAAGGGGTAGCAGTGTGAGGCGATGATAAGCGACGAGTGAGGCGTGATGGTGCAGTTATCCGGCAAGCCAGCGGATCTTGATGAGATGCTCGACGGCCCGAAACTCCTGATCGCTGGTGAGGATGGTCGCGTTGATCCGCTGGGCCGTCGCCACACAGAAGGCATCGGCATACGAGACGGTGTACTCGCTTTTAATCTCGGCCGCTGCCCGTACCAAGGGGAGGTCCAGGGGTACCAGTTCCAGCGGTAACTGCTCCAGCCGACCCAGGGCTTCCTCCGCCTTGGCCGCTCCGACCCGGCGCTTGGCGACGTAGAAGAATTCTCCCCAGTTGATCCAATTGAGGAACGCCCGCGAGTTGGCCTTCTCCTGTTCGTAGAGGGCCGCTTGCACGCGCTGCCAGCCCGGTTCTTTGTGAAACAGCGCAACGAGCGCGAAACTATCGAGCACGAACTTTTCGCTCACGGCGGATTTCCTCCTGATGGTCGCGGCGGAGATCGGCCGTCAGCGAGAATGCCCCTTCGAGAAAACCCGTGGCGGCGGCGATTGGATCAGGCGGAACCGGTGAGAGGATCAGCCGCCCCGCTTCCTCGGCCAACTGGATCTTCGCGCCCGGCTTCAAGCCGAACTTGCGGCGAAGCGCCTTGGGAATGAGAACCTGCCCCTTTTCAGAGAGGTGGGTAATGGGCATCGTAATTCCTCCATTCTTAAAAAATGCTAACATAATGATATATTGTATGCAATCGCCTTCTTCTATTCCCCAAAAACCAGAGATGTCCGAACTGATATGTTTCGAGGTCTCGGAGCTGCAGCCCCAGTGTAGCGGCAACCCCCCCAACTCCGCAGGTCGCCCCTCGCGCGGGCGCGTGGATTGCTCCGTGTTCCTATTGCGTTGTCAATGCGAGGACTTCCCCTACCTGATGGTAAGGGGGCGCTTGACTTGACCTGGAGTCACTTTCTGAAGGCCGCCAGAGTGCCAGATCAGGCTGGGTTCGTCTTTGACATCGGTCGGGCGGTCAACACCAATCCTCGAGGCGAAAGCTGGCGGCGAACGGGTTGATGAATTGAATACCTTCCAATGTCCGGTTTGTGCTGAAGTCCTCGCTGAAGATGACGGGGATCTGATTCAATCGGGCGGTGGCCCAGATTTGCGCATCCCAAAAGGAAAGTTGGTGCGATTGGACGCCGCGTGCCGCCTCCAGCACAATCAGTCCCGTCACCTCCAGCACGGGCCAGCTCAGCAGGTAGTGTTGGATCCTCTCGGTTGCCGCAGCCGCCCCTATTGGAACCGTCAGCTTACGGGTAAGCGTGACGAACAGCTCTCCCAGGACCTGGGTGCTGAGAACCCCTCGTTCCCGCATGGCCAGGACGTCCAGCACAGCCAAGGCTTGGCATTGCTTGGCCGGTTCCGAGCGGTCGTAGGCATACGCCAGGACGTTGGTATCCACAAAGACCTCAGCGGTCATGGAGTCCATCTCGCGTCCATGTTCGTTTGCCAGGGACGGCGCCGTCTCGGATCAACCGCTCGATATAGGCTCGTTCCCGCTTCCAGACGGCTGGATCCAGGCGACGGGGGACAAGATGAGAGGCCTGCTGATCGACGGCGCGCCGGATGAGTTCCGCCTCGGACAGACTCAGATCATGAGCGAGCTGTTTCAGGAGCTGAGCGTGACGGGGATCGAGATAGATCTGCTTGCGAATCTTCTGTGTCATGATTCATCCTCCTCCACATATACATTGCAATATACATCACTCGTGTTGACCGGACAAGAGAAAGTTGATGAAGGATGAGGCTGTGGAGCCAGGAGAACGGCCTGTTGCGGCGGAGGGAAGCCAACTCAGATGATCACAGTGAGCAACATCAAGTTGGCACACACACGTTATTCCGCCTGCCTGTGCGTCTCCGCACGCAGACAGGTGCGTGGCGAGCCTGCCTCGCACGTAATACGGGGGAATCCAGTCAGGCTCTCTGGATACCGGCTTTCGCCGGTATGACGAACTCGCGACGAACCCACCGGCTGCGATCGTGCCTCTTCGTCAGAGAGCTACAGGGAGTGAATGAGTTAGAAACGAGAGTGGACCCATGTTGACGCCGATACTGGCATCGACCACATAGGCGCTCACCGATTGCGATCTTCTCGGATGAGCACTGCGCTGTCACTAAATCGGCGACCGGAGCGTTTGAAGCGGTTGAAGATGCGATCGATACGCTTCCACGCAGCGTCAGAGTCAGGCACTGC encodes the following:
- a CDS encoding DUF433 domain-containing protein, whose protein sequence is MEWKDRIVTDPGVCGGRPRLKGTRLTVEFLLGLKAAGWSEKQILDNYPHITLEDLQAVFAYAQTIIQDEIFLSAPAA
- a CDS encoding DUF5615 family PIN-like protein; its protein translation is MLLADENVPAATIAWLRAQGYDVLSIQEVAPGIADEAVLGMGAADSRILLTFDRDYGELIFRHRKPPPRSVIYIRIYPSTVDELNALLLRLIRGDAGVVDGHMIVVSQAGIRKRMFPHPID
- a CDS encoding transcriptional regulator; this encodes MSRGQIRIGVKGEAAINREFVEAWKQAERGALKEPEVHLYFLNVATLQRVLSDRRVALLKVLRQIGPSSIRNLAMQVQRDYRNVYDDLQLLLKAGLVEKDARNRVMVPWDKIQTEIDLAA
- a CDS encoding type II toxin-antitoxin system death-on-curing family toxin; this translates as MAPVFLSLDEVIEIHWDMIERYGGSAGIRDMGLLQSAVAMPQAGFGNEFLHADLFEMAAAYLFHIVQNHPFIDGNKRVGSMGAFTFLKLNGLTLAAPETDFELVVLEVARGRLNKAAIAAFLKTHSHR
- a CDS encoding AbrB/MazE/SpoVT family DNA-binding domain-containing protein; translation: MVKHLTKHGNSLALVIDRGVLDLLEINADTPLSITTDGKCLIVTPVMDPERQKRFRAALAEGHRKYGKMLKRLAD
- a CDS encoding type II toxin-antitoxin system VapC family toxin, whose protein sequence is MSEKFVLDSFALVALFHKEPGWQRVQAALYEQEKANSRAFLNWINWGEFFYVAKRRVGAAKAEEALGRLEQLPLELVPLDLPLVRAAAEIKSEYTVSYADAFCVATAQRINATILTSDQEFRAVEHLIKIRWLAG
- a CDS encoding AbrB/MazE/SpoVT family DNA-binding domain-containing protein, translated to MPITHLSEKGQVLIPKALRRKFGLKPGAKIQLAEEAGRLILSPVPPDPIAAATGFLEGAFSLTADLRRDHQEEIRRERKVRAR
- a CDS encoding PIN domain-containing protein, with protein sequence MTAEVFVDTNVLAYAYDRSEPAKQCQALAVLDVLAMRERGVLSTQVLGELFVTLTRKLTVPIGAAAATERIQHYLLSWPVLEVTGLIVLEAARGVQSHQLSFWDAQIWATARLNQIPVIFSEDFSTNRTLEGIQFINPFAASFRLEDWC